In Nitrospinota bacterium, the following are encoded in one genomic region:
- a CDS encoding restriction endonuclease: MPKKPRLSVEILQKEATVFAAAESSHPEKSLFGVTDGKAVGTYLEHKFTSYLHKKYVFQEGNSAKGIDFPELEVDIKVTSIKQPQSSCPFKSAQQKIFGLGYSLLVFVYEKSDSGKSKTARLNIKHVILVAKERTADFQITREINKILSNQGNKDDLIACLMDKNLPVDDIEANNIAEKIIKSPPLTGYLTISNALQWRLQYSRVIEKAGSVDGVIRLR, from the coding sequence ATGCCTAAAAAACCTCGGCTTTCGGTCGAAATATTACAAAAAGAAGCAACAGTCTTTGCGGCGGCTGAATCATCACATCCTGAGAAATCGCTTTTTGGCGTTACTGATGGAAAGGCGGTTGGCACCTATCTGGAGCATAAATTTACATCTTACCTTCATAAAAAATATGTGTTTCAGGAAGGAAATTCGGCAAAGGGTATCGATTTTCCTGAACTGGAAGTTGACATTAAAGTTACCAGCATTAAGCAACCCCAATCTTCATGCCCTTTTAAATCAGCCCAGCAAAAAATATTCGGCTTGGGTTATTCCCTCCTTGTTTTTGTATACGAAAAAAGCGATAGCGGCAAAAGCAAGACGGCCCGGTTAAATATCAAGCATGTCATACTCGTTGCAAAGGAAAGAACCGCTGATTTCCAGATAACCCGCGAAATCAATAAAATACTCTCAAACCAAGGCAACAAAGATGACCTTATCGCCTGCCTGATGGATAAAAATTTGCCCGTCGATGACATAGAAGCAAATAATATCGCCGAAAAAATCATTAAAAGTCCGCCATTAACAGGCTATCTCACAATATCAAATGCACTTCAATGGAGGCTCCAGTACAGCCGCGTAATTGAAAAAGCAGGCTCTGTTGATGGCGTCATTAGGCTCCGCTAA
- a CDS encoding glycosyltransferase, with amino-acid sequence MRPVCFRSYRPAFSGYGYGTSEFLKAFERRGWRCNFQPDALEKHTPCKEEIVIHSGFPHFFRMEEGKIHIARVMLESDSLPRLWADVLNTMDEVWVAAEFNVKTFANGGVDQKKLVVVPDMVDPRFVPAKKLKPKDRPFRFLSVFMDLSLRKGWEVMLHEFATQFSDNKDVEWVVQCAPESARKLKAVIRALKKRGHPTGNIKVTGKAPTIDQLVKLYQAADCYALPTRGEGFGRPYLEAAACGLPVIATGWSGQTDFLNSGNSRLLKYKLADVPAPDALDCYFLAGQKWAEPSHDDLGRALKEMLKRPKLNPVDLTPFTETTVLKIIEERLTRIKPLKKPRKQKKFDPQIIVCDDQWRITQPGPKEFAQKLRGVWRDLAVCGTGRNAGQLARFLLAEGFSIPYFIDRKPGRFMGKKVFTPDALPKTPKPDMALISAFPASFPEWKELLQDKLHAVPVIFYGQAEQP; translated from the coding sequence ATGAGGCCGGTCTGTTTCAGGAGCTACCGTCCGGCCTTTTCCGGTTACGGCTACGGCACAAGCGAATTCTTGAAGGCGTTCGAGCGCCGCGGCTGGCGTTGCAATTTCCAGCCTGACGCGCTGGAAAAGCACACTCCCTGCAAGGAAGAGATCGTCATCCACAGCGGCTTCCCGCATTTCTTCCGGATGGAAGAGGGCAAGATACACATCGCGCGCGTGATGCTTGAAAGCGATTCGCTGCCGCGCCTCTGGGCGGATGTGCTCAACACGATGGATGAGGTCTGGGTCGCCGCCGAATTCAACGTCAAGACGTTTGCCAATGGCGGCGTGGATCAGAAAAAGCTGGTGGTGGTGCCGGACATGGTGGATCCCCGCTTCGTTCCCGCGAAAAAGCTGAAACCGAAAGATAGGCCTTTCCGTTTCCTTTCCGTCTTCATGGATCTTTCCCTCCGCAAGGGATGGGAGGTGATGCTGCACGAGTTCGCCACGCAGTTTTCCGATAACAAGGATGTGGAATGGGTGGTGCAATGCGCCCCCGAATCGGCGCGGAAACTGAAAGCGGTGATCCGCGCGCTGAAAAAGCGGGGCCACCCCACAGGGAATATTAAAGTGACCGGCAAAGCGCCGACCATCGATCAACTCGTAAAACTCTACCAAGCCGCCGACTGCTACGCGCTGCCGACGCGCGGTGAGGGGTTCGGGCGGCCCTACCTTGAAGCGGCCGCCTGCGGCCTGCCGGTCATCGCCACCGGCTGGAGCGGCCAAACGGATTTTTTAAACAGCGGCAACAGCCGCCTTTTGAAATATAAACTGGCGGATGTGCCGGCGCCGGACGCGCTGGACTGTTACTTTCTAGCCGGGCAGAAATGGGCCGAGCCATCGCACGATGACCTCGGCAGGGCGCTCAAGGAGATGCTCAAGCGGCCCAAATTGAATCCGGTTGATCTCACACCTTTCACCGAAACCACGGTGCTGAAGATTATCGAAGAGCGGCTGACCAGAATAAAACCGCTTAAAAAACCGCGCAAGCAAAAAAAGTTCGACCCGCAGATAATAGTTTGCGACGATCAGTGGCGCATCACGCAGCCGGGGCCGAAGGAATTTGCCCAAAAACTGCGCGGCGTCTGGCGCGATCTCGCCGTCTGCGGCACCGGGCGCAACGCCGGGCAGCTTGCGCGCTTCCTCCTGGCGGAGGGGTTCTCCATTCCGTATTTCATCGACCGCAAGCCGGGGCGCTTCATGGGGAAAAAGGTTTTCACGCCCGATGCGCTGCCGAAAACGCCGAAGCCCGACATGGCGCTTATCAGCGCCTTTCCGGCCTCGTTCCCGGAGTGGAAAGAGCTGCTTCAAGACAAACTGCACGCCGTTCCGGTCATCTTCTACGGACAGGCGGAACAGCCCTGA
- a CDS encoding acylphosphatase, producing MSGKKECAHIVVTGRVQGVFFRATAEETALGLGLTGWVKNCGDGSVEILAEGDRAALEKLIKWCNEGPPMARVKYVAVDWQPATGRFDTFETTY from the coding sequence GTGAGCGGCAAAAAAGAATGCGCCCACATCGTCGTCACCGGCAGGGTGCAGGGGGTTTTTTTCCGCGCCACCGCCGAAGAGACCGCGCTCGGTCTCGGCCTCACCGGCTGGGTGAAAAATTGCGGCGACGGCAGCGTTGAAATTTTGGCCGAGGGAGACCGCGCGGCGCTCGAAAAGCTCATCAAGTGGTGCAATGAGGGGCCGCCGATGGCCCGCGTGAAATATGTGGCGGTCGACTGGCAGCCCGCCACCGGCCGGTTCGACACTTTTGAAACGACGTATTAG
- a CDS encoding SAM-dependent DNA methyltransferase — MKAHRKIEFGDFQTPHDLAGRAARIVKNLGVRPSTIIEPTCGEGSFIAAACENFPNAKVIMGLEINPEYFKNVSERKNTLHFKHVLDLRRENFFTFNWAGAISSFDDPLLIIGNPPWVTASELGLLKSGNLPVKSNFQNRSGFEAISGKSNFDIAEWMLIHLLEQVKNRNATLAMLVKTSVARKVLLHSWKTGLPISHAQIYVFDANKYFSVSVEACLFVCQSSNKSPSITCDVLDFENPDKPGKTIGFHHDALLANYNSFKKVKRLLLASNHKPLYKWRSGIKHDCSAVMELSLRGFRFINGLQEQVEIEPDYLYPLLKSSDIANQRTIFPDKVVLVTQTQTGDDTSLIRHRAPKTWKYLCKHGRALDGRGSSIYKKRPRFSMFGIGDYTFSPWKVGISAFYKKLDFSVIGPYRGKPVVMDDTCYMLPCKTRDEAVLIAELLNSDPAKKFFESFIFWDAKRPITADILGKLDLMLLAGDLGKTQSLIKLRPDLIGEEQSELFPAASR, encoded by the coding sequence ATGAAGGCACACCGGAAAATTGAATTTGGGGACTTCCAAACCCCCCATGATCTCGCCGGCCGGGCCGCGCGGATTGTGAAGAACCTCGGCGTAAGACCAAGCACAATCATTGAACCAACATGCGGGGAAGGAAGCTTTATTGCCGCCGCATGTGAAAACTTTCCAAACGCCAAAGTTATTATGGGATTGGAAATAAACCCGGAGTATTTCAAAAATGTATCTGAACGGAAAAATACTTTGCATTTTAAGCATGTTTTGGATTTAAGAAGGGAGAATTTCTTTACGTTCAATTGGGCCGGGGCTATTTCGTCATTTGATGACCCTTTACTCATTATCGGCAACCCGCCTTGGGTAACCGCTTCTGAATTGGGGCTGTTAAAAAGCGGGAATCTCCCGGTGAAGAGCAATTTCCAAAACAGAAGCGGATTTGAGGCCATTTCAGGAAAAAGCAATTTCGATATCGCGGAATGGATGCTAATACATCTGCTGGAGCAGGTTAAGAACCGTAACGCGACGCTTGCAATGCTGGTGAAAACATCAGTCGCCAGAAAAGTGCTGCTTCATTCATGGAAAACCGGACTGCCCATATCGCATGCCCAAATATACGTGTTTGACGCTAACAAATATTTCTCTGTTTCCGTGGAGGCATGTCTTTTCGTATGCCAATCATCCAATAAAAGTCCTTCTATCACATGTGATGTGCTTGATTTTGAAAACCCGGATAAACCGGGGAAAACCATCGGATTTCATCATGATGCGCTATTGGCAAATTACAATTCATTTAAAAAGGTTAAGCGGCTTTTATTGGCTTCAAACCATAAGCCTCTTTACAAATGGAGATCGGGAATCAAACATGATTGTTCAGCGGTAATGGAATTGTCGTTGCGGGGTTTCCGGTTTATAAACGGTCTTCAAGAACAGGTTGAAATCGAGCCGGATTATCTTTATCCATTGTTAAAAAGTTCGGATATCGCCAATCAACGAACAATCTTTCCAGATAAGGTTGTTCTTGTAACCCAAACGCAGACAGGCGATGACACCTCTCTCATCAGGCACCGTGCCCCAAAAACATGGAAGTACCTTTGCAAACATGGCCGGGCGTTGGACGGCAGGGGGAGTTCAATCTATAAGAAACGCCCTCGCTTTTCGATGTTTGGCATTGGCGATTATACGTTTTCCCCTTGGAAAGTGGGGATAAGCGCATTCTATAAAAAATTGGATTTTTCTGTAATCGGCCCTTATAGGGGAAAACCAGTTGTTATGGACGATACCTGCTATATGCTGCCGTGCAAGACCCGGGATGAGGCGGTGCTTATCGCCGAATTGCTCAACTCCGATCCGGCAAAAAAGTTTTTTGAATCGTTTATTTTTTGGGATGCGAAAAGGCCGATAACAGCGGACATCCTCGGAAAATTGGATTTAATGCTATTAGCGGGTGATTTGGGAAAAACACAAAGCCTGATTAAACTTCGGCCCGATTTAATCGGGGAAGAACAGTCAGAATTATTCCCAGCCGCCAGCCGATAA
- a CDS encoding radical SAM protein — protein MKIVLANSVGLGENGERYVHFPSRWTAVESPSWYDHNKGWMTFYPFMLAYCSALLKRDTPHAVKFLDGNLNNWNHAAYLQKIIAEKPDWLVMETSTLAFAMDMKLVAAAKAATGCKVVFTGQHPSAFPRETLKAGADHVCAGEYEMTLKDLFSGVPPADILGLYPNPPRPLTDPNLLPWPEDGDVRRIDYKEPVVNEYRELEMFASRGCPLACNFCVVANVYYGGAGSWRPRDVDDVTNEIAAMKKKYPEMEGVFFDDEAHNGRKEFVIDLCKSIIAKGLHTLKYNAMCGYWNLDREMLEWMKKAGYYKLRVGIETADKDVARAMHKSQSVKKLYAALEAANDIGIRVYGTFTYGALASSPERDRATTALIKDLLEKKLLYDMQISICTPQPGTPFYASCASEGAITTFDWTKYDGGRNVIQSYKHYSAEQIKEEVARARRAAANAGGPRFKDADFSGVLAGIPAGIKKLLLICSGPRWQTRALLAELKKRPGLEVHLLLRPDPDDDFNGLALWPFAEGALAPERLAAETLEGIRAEHYPLALVQINHNCEDAADYADVFRVADGAAARWVAVDIKGTVRDGGAPARAGR, from the coding sequence ATGAAAATCGTATTGGCAAATTCGGTGGGACTGGGGGAAAACGGCGAGCGTTACGTCCACTTCCCCTCCCGCTGGACCGCCGTTGAAAGCCCCTCGTGGTACGACCACAACAAAGGGTGGATGACCTTTTACCCCTTCATGCTCGCCTACTGCTCGGCGCTGCTGAAGCGGGATACCCCGCACGCGGTCAAGTTTTTGGACGGCAACCTCAACAACTGGAACCACGCCGCCTATCTGCAAAAAATCATCGCTGAAAAGCCGGATTGGCTGGTGATGGAGACCAGCACGCTCGCCTTTGCGATGGATATGAAGCTGGTTGCCGCCGCAAAAGCCGCCACCGGCTGCAAAGTTGTTTTCACCGGGCAGCACCCCTCCGCCTTCCCGCGGGAAACGCTCAAGGCGGGGGCCGACCACGTTTGCGCCGGCGAATATGAAATGACGTTAAAAGACCTGTTTAGCGGCGTGCCGCCAGCGGATATTTTGGGGCTCTACCCCAATCCGCCCCGGCCGCTCACCGACCCGAATCTTTTGCCGTGGCCGGAAGACGGCGACGTGCGCCGCATCGACTACAAGGAACCGGTGGTGAACGAATACCGCGAACTGGAAATGTTCGCCAGCCGGGGCTGCCCGCTGGCCTGCAATTTTTGCGTGGTGGCGAACGTCTATTACGGCGGCGCGGGAAGCTGGCGTCCCCGCGACGTGGACGACGTGACCAACGAGATCGCCGCGATGAAAAAGAAATACCCGGAGATGGAGGGGGTTTTTTTCGACGACGAGGCGCACAACGGCCGCAAGGAGTTCGTCATCGATCTGTGCAAATCGATCATCGCCAAGGGGCTGCACACGCTCAAGTACAACGCCATGTGCGGCTACTGGAACCTGGACCGCGAGATGCTGGAATGGATGAAAAAGGCCGGCTACTACAAACTCCGCGTCGGCATCGAGACCGCCGACAAGGATGTGGCCCGCGCCATGCACAAAAGCCAGTCGGTGAAAAAACTGTACGCGGCGCTGGAGGCGGCAAACGACATCGGCATCCGCGTCTACGGCACCTTCACCTACGGCGCGCTGGCCAGCAGCCCGGAGCGCGACCGCGCAACCACCGCCCTGATAAAAGACCTGCTGGAAAAAAAACTGCTGTACGACATGCAGATTTCCATCTGCACGCCGCAGCCCGGCACTCCGTTCTACGCCTCGTGCGCCAGCGAAGGGGCCATCACCACCTTTGACTGGACAAAGTACGATGGCGGCCGCAACGTGATACAAAGTTACAAACACTACTCCGCCGAACAGATAAAAGAAGAGGTCGCCCGCGCCCGCCGCGCCGCGGCCAACGCCGGCGGCCCCCGCTTTAAGGATGCCGATTTTTCCGGCGTTCTAGCCGGCATTCCCGCTGGAATAAAAAAACTGCTGCTGATCTGCAGCGGCCCGCGCTGGCAAACCCGCGCGTTGCTGGCGGAATTGAAAAAGCGCCCCGGCCTCGAGGTTCACCTGCTGTTGCGCCCCGACCCGGACGACGATTTCAACGGCCTTGCGCTCTGGCCCTTTGCCGAGGGAGCGCTTGCCCCCGAACGGTTGGCGGCGGAAACGCTGGAGGGGATACGCGCCGAACACTACCCGCTGGCGCTGGTGCAGATAAACCACAACTGCGAAGACGCCGCCGACTATGCCGATGTCTTCCGCGTGGCCGATGGCGCCGCGGCGCGCTGGGTCGCCGTGGACATCAAGGGGACGGTGCGCGATGGCGGAGCGCCGGCGCGGGCGGGCCGATGA
- the pyrF gene encoding orotidine-5'-phosphate decarboxylase — protein MKPTADERLIVALDVPTAAEAARWARRLSQAVKHFKIGLELFTGAGPAAFKSIPGGVFLDLKFFDIPNTMAGALNAAAALKPFLVNVHALAGPAALEQCARAVKAQKPRPKLLAVTILTSFTGTELKKIGVNIPMEKMVSRLCGIALEAGCDGVVASPLEAPRLRKEYGKNFLIVTPGVRPAWSAKNDQQRVTTPADAIKNGADYIVVGRPILSAPKPLEAARMVIEEIRLAGGGKKR, from the coding sequence ATGAAACCAACGGCTGACGAGCGGCTTATCGTCGCGCTCGACGTTCCAACCGCCGCCGAGGCCGCCCGCTGGGCGCGCCGCTTGAGCCAGGCGGTGAAACACTTCAAGATCGGCCTTGAGCTGTTCACCGGCGCCGGCCCCGCCGCCTTTAAATCCATCCCCGGCGGCGTCTTTCTCGATTTGAAGTTTTTCGACATTCCGAACACGATGGCCGGCGCGCTGAACGCCGCCGCCGCGTTGAAACCCTTTTTGGTGAACGTGCATGCGCTGGCCGGCCCCGCCGCGCTGGAACAGTGCGCCCGCGCCGTGAAGGCCCAAAAACCGCGCCCGAAGCTGCTGGCGGTCACCATCCTCACTTCGTTCACGGGAACGGAACTGAAAAAAATCGGCGTCAACATTCCGATGGAAAAAATGGTGTCGCGCCTCTGCGGCATCGCGCTGGAGGCGGGGTGCGACGGCGTGGTGGCCTCGCCGCTGGAAGCTCCCCGGCTGCGGAAGGAGTACGGCAAAAACTTTTTGATCGTCACCCCCGGCGTGCGGCCCGCATGGAGCGCGAAGAACGACCAGCAACGGGTAACCACCCCGGCGGACGCCATTAAAAACGGCGCCGACTACATCGTGGTGGGGCGGCCCATCCTCTCCGCCCCCAAACCGCTGGAGGCGGCACGAATGGTTATAGAGGAAATCCGCTTGGCCGGCGGCGGAAAAAAACGGTGA
- a CDS encoding ROK family protein, producing the protein MEKTGRTIGVDLGGTGISFIDMYAPDDVIQRARIDTPRTRDEIMAVLKETVRGFVEKPELSAPAGIGVAVAGQVGLSGASVVFSPNLPFKTEYPLGDELAREFGIPVFVENDANAAAIGERVFGMAKGMDDFIVITLGTGIGSGIFANGKPVRGHTGSGGEAGHMVIAPEGPLCGCGNRGCLEALASGTAIARAFKEKTGIEKSAKDICGLAAYGDQAAGAVLRGAGEYLGNGLVNLVNLFGPQAIFFTGSLSNAPDAYFAPAFRRVREHSFGTAGKDVVLAVSPLAAEVGVIGAAALPLM; encoded by the coding sequence ATGGAAAAAACGGGAAGGACCATCGGCGTCGATCTGGGCGGCACCGGCATATCGTTCATTGATATGTACGCCCCGGACGACGTTATTCAGCGCGCGCGGATCGACACCCCCCGCACACGGGACGAAATCATGGCGGTGCTGAAAGAAACAGTGCGCGGGTTTGTGGAAAAACCGGAACTTTCCGCGCCGGCCGGCATCGGCGTTGCCGTGGCCGGACAGGTCGGCCTTTCGGGCGCGAGCGTGGTCTTCAGCCCGAATTTGCCGTTCAAGACGGAATATCCGCTGGGGGACGAGTTGGCGCGGGAGTTCGGCATCCCGGTGTTTGTGGAAAACGACGCCAACGCGGCGGCCATCGGGGAGCGGGTGTTCGGCATGGCGAAGGGGATGGACGATTTTATCGTCATCACGCTCGGCACCGGCATCGGGAGCGGGATTTTCGCCAACGGAAAACCGGTGCGCGGCCACACCGGCTCCGGCGGCGAGGCGGGGCATATGGTGATCGCGCCGGAGGGGCCGCTCTGCGGCTGCGGCAACCGTGGATGCCTGGAGGCGCTGGCCTCGGGCACGGCGATCGCCCGCGCGTTCAAGGAAAAAACCGGCATCGAAAAAAGCGCCAAGGACATCTGCGGACTTGCGGCTTACGGCGATCAGGCGGCCGGCGCGGTATTGCGCGGCGCGGGGGAATATTTGGGCAACGGCCTCGTCAACCTCGTCAACCTCTTCGGGCCGCAAGCCATCTTCTTCACCGGCTCGCTGTCCAACGCCCCGGATGCTTATTTTGCCCCGGCGTTCCGGCGGGTGCGGGAACATTCCTTCGGCACGGCGGGGAAGGATGTCGTGCTTGCGGTCTCGCCGCTGGCGGCGGAAGTGGGCGTCATCGGCGCCGCCGCCCTCCCGCTGATGTGA
- the tatC gene encoding twin-arginine translocase subunit TatC, protein MMPKPLPRGTRAPLAQHLEELRQRVIVCVLFFIAAFIACYVHSDRLLAPFAGLLSVKLVFLTPLEAFMAYMSVAFYAAAALTVPVFAWHAWAFVLPGLLEHESRKAGRFVIGTVLFFVLGVGFCWYLVLPFAIPFLMAYGGDVMVPMISVKAYLNFCLSMLFVFGAVFELPVIVVFLHGIGLVSLEALKNFRRYWLVAAFIIGAIVTPTPDLLNQAMASVPLIVLYEASILYIYLFGGKKDTEKEKANETNG, encoded by the coding sequence ATGATGCCCAAGCCCCTGCCTCGCGGCACGCGCGCCCCCCTTGCCCAGCATCTCGAGGAACTGCGGCAGCGGGTCATCGTCTGCGTTTTGTTCTTCATCGCCGCGTTCATCGCCTGCTACGTTCATTCAGACCGGCTGCTGGCCCCTTTCGCGGGATTGTTAAGCGTCAAGCTGGTGTTCCTCACGCCGCTGGAGGCATTCATGGCCTATATGAGCGTCGCCTTTTATGCCGCGGCGGCGCTCACCGTGCCGGTGTTCGCGTGGCACGCGTGGGCCTTTGTGCTGCCGGGGCTGCTGGAGCACGAATCGCGCAAGGCGGGGCGCTTTGTCATCGGCACCGTTTTATTCTTCGTGCTGGGGGTGGGGTTCTGCTGGTATCTGGTGCTGCCGTTCGCCATCCCGTTCCTTATGGCCTACGGCGGCGACGTGATGGTGCCGATGATCTCGGTGAAAGCGTACCTCAACTTTTGTCTCTCCATGCTTTTCGTCTTCGGGGCCGTTTTCGAGTTGCCGGTCATTGTGGTTTTCCTCCACGGCATCGGGCTGGTTTCCCTCGAAGCGCTGAAAAATTTCCGGCGCTACTGGCTTGTCGCCGCCTTCATCATCGGCGCCATCGTCACCCCCACGCCCGACTTGCTCAACCAGGCGATGGCCTCCGTGCCGCTGATCGTCCTGTACGAAGCGAGCATTCTTTACATCTATTTGTTCGGCGGGAAAAAAGATACTGAAAAGGAGAAGGCGAATGAAACCAACGGCTGA
- a CDS encoding glycosyltransferase — protein sequence MKNPGISFCVITGGHRPDMMEALIQSVIAQKIPAYEILVCGKYKNDPRVNYVETKEWAETAAVCKMRNFNAARARYDTVIILDDDVTFAPDWWKNMKRHADFDLAGCRGLDPLGNRWWDYQKIERGNPLASPELLDYGAEHPGSYISGYFMMMRREVWEAVKFDETRRNYQHDDIDFCHRAKDAGFTLKVFPDAVVTHHVDPRGRAENDRARAEFIEKNAAAATAEGEARKLLLLKDYAAAAQKYRALAALHGRFDDLYNLAFCEEHLGNADAALEWYRKAAAANAPSPARLAAAWFHIGYILRGGGKGEAAETALRKTIELQPDHKKAALLLDTLPAGKSGR from the coding sequence ATGAAAAACCCGGGCATTTCGTTCTGCGTCATCACCGGCGGGCACCGGCCCGACATGATGGAAGCGCTGATACAAAGCGTCATCGCCCAAAAGATTCCCGCCTATGAAATCCTCGTCTGCGGCAAATACAAAAACGACCCGCGCGTGAATTATGTCGAAACGAAAGAATGGGCCGAAACCGCCGCCGTCTGCAAAATGCGCAATTTCAACGCGGCCCGCGCCCGGTACGATACCGTCATCATCCTCGACGACGATGTAACCTTCGCCCCCGATTGGTGGAAAAACATGAAGCGCCACGCCGATTTCGATCTGGCGGGATGCCGCGGCCTCGACCCGCTGGGCAACCGCTGGTGGGACTATCAGAAAATCGAGCGGGGAAACCCCCTTGCCTCGCCGGAACTGCTTGATTACGGCGCGGAGCACCCCGGAAGCTATATCAGCGGCTATTTCATGATGATGCGCCGGGAAGTCTGGGAGGCGGTGAAGTTCGACGAGACGCGGCGCAACTATCAGCACGACGACATCGATTTCTGCCACCGCGCGAAAGACGCGGGCTTCACCCTCAAGGTTTTTCCCGATGCGGTGGTCACGCACCACGTCGATCCGCGGGGCCGCGCCGAGAATGACCGCGCCCGGGCCGAGTTCATCGAAAAAAACGCCGCCGCCGCCACGGCGGAAGGGGAGGCGCGCAAACTCCTTCTGCTCAAGGACTACGCGGCGGCCGCCCAAAAATACCGCGCGTTGGCCGCGCTGCATGGGCGGTTCGACGATCTCTACAACCTCGCCTTCTGCGAAGAGCATCTGGGCAACGCCGACGCCGCGCTGGAATGGTACCGCAAGGCCGCCGCGGCCAACGCGCCGTCCCCCGCCCGCCTCGCCGCCGCGTGGTTTCACATCGGATATATCCTGCGCGGCGGGGGAAAAGGCGAGGCCGCCGAGACCGCCCTGCGCAAAACGATCGAGCTTCAGCCCGATCATAAAAAGGCGGCCCTGCTGCTTGATACGCTCCCGGCGGGAAAAAGCGGACGATGA
- a CDS encoding FAD-dependent oxidoreductase: MKFDVAVLGAGPAGLGAGCRLAEQERASWMIFEASGRVGGLASSRVDAKGFTWDIGGHVIFSSNPVFNGVVERALGPDALTHTRESYIRTAGRFVPFPLQNNIHRLPPRAMRECLDGLAAVEQRGDAPRPAHFGGWIPWRLGEGISRHFMTPYNKKLWAHPLEEMGCYWIDGRVATPSPADIRRAILNKNDNHAWGPNATFRFPRRGGTGGLFNNIASGFAPHIALRHEAVRVDAKKKTIIFKNGKKISYGALITTAPLDHFVKKMLAAPGPDILHAASGLKRNSGLVVGIGINRFIKNSRCWVYFPDPAVPFYRVTYFSNYSPLNVPRPGAQTSFMCEISSGPTQKRNPAAIVKETVDGLVKSGLIRPDDRRRIASAWMMKVPYLYPIPTLARDASLAPIEERLRGHGIRSVGRFGGWRYETGNMDHSFMAGHEAAAAFL; this comes from the coding sequence ATGAAATTTGATGTGGCGGTGCTGGGGGCCGGCCCGGCCGGTTTGGGGGCCGGATGCCGGCTGGCGGAACAGGAGCGCGCCTCGTGGATGATCTTCGAGGCATCGGGGCGCGTGGGCGGTCTCGCCTCCAGCCGCGTGGACGCCAAGGGGTTTACCTGGGATATCGGCGGGCACGTCATTTTTTCTTCCAACCCGGTTTTCAACGGCGTGGTGGAACGCGCGCTGGGGCCGGACGCGCTGACGCACACCCGCGAAAGCTATATCCGGACGGCGGGGCGCTTCGTCCCCTTTCCGCTGCAAAACAACATCCACCGCCTTCCCCCCCGCGCCATGCGCGAGTGCCTCGATGGCCTTGCGGCCGTGGAACAACGCGGCGATGCCCCGCGGCCCGCGCATTTCGGCGGCTGGATACCGTGGCGGCTCGGCGAAGGGATTTCCCGGCATTTCATGACGCCGTACAATAAAAAGCTCTGGGCCCATCCGCTGGAAGAGATGGGCTGCTACTGGATAGACGGGCGGGTTGCGACCCCTTCTCCGGCGGATATCCGGCGGGCGATACTCAACAAAAACGATAACCACGCATGGGGGCCGAACGCCACGTTCCGCTTTCCCCGGCGTGGCGGCACCGGCGGGCTGTTTAACAACATCGCATCCGGCTTTGCGCCGCATATCGCGTTGCGCCACGAAGCGGTGCGGGTGGACGCAAAAAAGAAAACCATTATCTTTAAAAACGGCAAAAAAATTTCGTATGGCGCGCTGATCACCACCGCGCCGCTGGATCACTTTGTAAAAAAAATGCTTGCCGCACCCGGGCCGGATATTTTGCATGCCGCATCCGGCTTAAAGCGCAACAGCGGCCTCGTGGTGGGCATCGGCATCAACCGCTTTATAAAAAACAGCCGCTGCTGGGTCTACTTCCCCGATCCGGCGGTGCCGTTCTACCGCGTCACCTATTTCTCCAACTACTCGCCGCTCAACGTGCCGCGCCCCGGCGCGCAGACATCCTTCATGTGCGAAATATCATCAGGCCCCACGCAAAAACGCAATCCGGCCGCCATCGTGAAAGAAACGGTGGACGGGCTGGTGAAAAGCGGCCTGATCCGTCCGGACGACCGCCGCCGCATCGCCAGCGCGTGGATGATGAAAGTCCCGTATCTCTATCCCATCCCGACGCTTGCACGCGATGCGTCCCTCGCCCCCATCGAAGAGCGTTTGCGCGGGCACGGTATCCGCTCGGTGGGCCGGTTCGGCGGCTGGCGGTACGAAACGGGAAATATGGATCACAGCTTCATGGCCGGCCACGAAGCGGCCGCCGCTTTTTTATAA